GTTTTGCAAGATATCGGGCGGCGGCTTTGGCGCTTTTTTCCGGTTCAGCACGAAAATCATCGGCCTCTTTCAGAAGGCCGAATCGTCTGGCGGCCTCCCTTTTGAACTGGAATAAACCCCGTGCGCCTGAGCCACTGACGGCGTTGGTGTTAAGCATGGATTCAACTTCGGCTACCCATGCCAGTTCCTGGGGTAAACCTTCAATGACAAACCATCTTTTTAATTCTGGAATAAGCACTTTGGCATGATCCGGAAGCGTGCTTTGGGCCTGTCGCTTGGCCCACAGGCCCCCCTTGACAATGCAGGGCCATCGGTTTTTTTCGAAATGCGGATCAAGGAGGGGGGCATCCTCGAATTTTAATTCAAGTTTGGGGCAGACTTCTGGAGTGTTGGGTGCCGGATATAACTCCAGGCAGGGAGTGCCCTGGGCGATTCCAGACAGGAGAAAGATGAATAATAGAACCGAAGGTGCTGTCACTGGGTGTATGATTATTTCGTGAACTCTTTCCGGATGGAACTTTCCAGGTTGGCGGGCTTAGTGTGGTTCAGTCTGTCCAAAACACGCTCCCACCGATACGCAAAACTTCCTCGCTCATCGCGTGGGCGATGTTTAAAGAGCATGTCGAAAGCCCGCTTTCGCAAGCGATAGTCCTGCTGGATATGCAGCACCCGCTCGACAAAAGAGGCGAGATAGGCATCTATCACGGCTTGGGGCGATGGAAAGAATGGAATCCGCCGGAGAATGGGAGCGGCATAGGAGCTGGCAAAAGTGTCCAGAGGTGAGAAATAGTCGGTAAAGGTACCGGTGTGATCCGAGACAATGAGTTCGGTGGGGAAGCCAGAACTATTTTCAAGAATGACTTCATCGCCATCATCGAAAAGCACCGAGTTCTGTAGGTTCATGCGCCCGACAATCAGGCTGGATGCCGCCGCTTTTCCAAGTAACTCGGCAAATTTGATGCAATAGGCGGGATTCAAAAATCGAGATCGTGGAATTTTGTCGCTTGCCAGCCCGGGGAGATAGTCGCGCTCGAAATAGGTAGACCAGATGAGTTGTCCATCATACCGGGTACCCCGGTAATGTTCGCTGATTTTACGGGTGGTCATGCGGGGCGGTAGATTCATGCCAAGCTGGCGGCAGCCCAGCCGCCGGTCAAGGATGTACTCGGTATACTCCTCCGCTTCCATGATCGAGGGGAGCAGGTCTTTTCCTTCATTAAGATGTTCCCGGATTCCCCACTTTTGCATGCGGCTGATGCGGACAACAGGGCGGTCAATATTTGCCTGTTTAACTTCCGAGACGTAGACATCCCGACGTCCCGCGCTTGTTGGGCGTCGGGAAAGGGAGCCTATGACCCGGCCGATGTTGACGTATTCGATATCGCCAAATTCCCTGACGAAATTAAAAATAAACCCCCGTGCTTTTTCGTCACACAACATTTGTAAGTCAGGCGATTCCGGATGGCGGTCGAGTTCGTCAAAAATGGAGTCGAATATAAGTTCGCCTTCTTCAATTTTGCCGCCAGGCAGCCATTCGATTTGCATGAAGAATTCAGGACTCAACCCCAGTAACACTTCTTCGGGAATCGTTTTGTCGTGTTGGCCGAGAAGTGCAGAAAACATCATGTTCCGCCATTGCACATCCTCGATATTATCCTCGCGTAATTCCGAGGGAACGGCCTCGCGAAAGGCATCTTTAAGGGTTTCGTAGCAGGTGCGGATGGGGCCCTCAAGCGCATGGGAAAAACGGGTGTGGGTAAAGGTTTTGTCGGCAGCAAAGAACGCGACCTCTGGATGAGCCATACGGTTGTATTTGCCGGAATAGTCACGGATCTCAATGAGATGGCTTTTTAACTCGGCGTCTGGAAGGTTGCCGAGGTTGCAAAACTGTTGAAAGCTGATGAAGCGTGTTCCCGTGTC
Above is a window of bacterium DNA encoding:
- a CDS encoding lytic transglycosylase domain-containing protein is translated as MTAPSVLLFIFLLSGIAQGTPCLELYPAPNTPEVCPKLELKFEDAPLLDPHFEKNRWPCIVKGGLWAKRQAQSTLPDHAKVLIPELKRWFVIEGLPQELAWVAEVESMLNTNAVSGSGARGLFQFKREAARRFGLLKEADDFRAEPEKSAKAAARYLAKLYAQFSDWTLAVAAYNAGEGCVGRLLKKHETSEYEAIAPYLPPQTQVYVIKVMTTLALRENTQLSALPSPTIPTINPIGN